TATCTACCGAAAAGGTCTGGGTTTCTTCATAATTGATCGTAGTGCCTGTGAAGGAATACTGGACCGAGCAGCTTTGAAACAAGGTGCAAAAACCAAACAGGAGCCCTAATCCCAAAGACTTATTGATCAATTTCATACTGCTTGATTTTGCGGTAAAGCGTGCGCTCGGAAATCCCCAGGTCATTGGCTGCATATTTTCTTTTGTTGTTATGCTTGCGCAAAGCTCTGAGAATCATTTCTTTTTCTTTTTTCTCCAGAGATAGGGAATTGTCATCTTCCTCATGGATAATGTCCTCAATGACATCCTCTTCATATTCACTGCTGTCCGAGTTGGCTGTCTTTTTAGAGTCTATCACCAAAGGAACGTAGCTAGGGGAGGATTCTGTACTTTCTTTACGTTCAAATTCCGAATCCATATCCTCAAACAGCTCTTGGTGCTTTTGGATAATGCTGGAGTTCAATCCTCCGTTTTGGTAGCTTTCCAGCACCAGTTTCTTCAGATCATTCATGTCCTTTTTCATTTCGAATAGAACCTTGTAAAGAATGTCTCTTTCTGAAAAATCCTTGGCTTCTCCACTTTTTACATTTCCTGTGAGCGCCATAGGCAGTCTGGAATTATCCGTAGGTAGGTATTTGGATAAGGTCTCGGCATCTACTTCCCTGTTTTCTTCCAGTAGGGAAATTTGCTCGGCCAGATTTTTCAGCTGACGGATGTTTCCGGGAAATGGATACCTCATCAATAAGCTTTGGGCGTCTGCATCCAGAGAAATCGGACGGACTTGGTATTTTTCCGAAAAATCAGAAGTGAATTTTCGGAAAAGCAAGACCATGTCTTCACCTCGCTCCCGCAAAGGCGGTACGTAAATCGGAACTGTATTTAGTCGGTAGTATAAGTCTTCACGGAATTTCCCGTTTTCTACGGCTTTCAATAGCTTTACATTGGTGGCCGTGATTACGCGTACATTTGTTTTTTGAACCTTCGAAGAACCTACTTTAATGAATTCGCCGTTTTCTAAAACCCGCAACAAACGGGCTTGCGTACCCAGAGGCATTTCGCCGATTTCATCCAAAAAGATAGATCCCCCGTCAGTCACTTCAAAGTAACCCTTTCTTGCCTCATGTGCCCCGGTAAAGGAGCCTTTTTCGTGCCCAAATAGCTCGGAGTCAATGGTTCCTTCTGGGATGGCACCACAGTTGATCGCGATGAATTTGCCATGCTTACGGAGGCTGAGGGAATGGATGATCTTGGAAAAACTTTCCTTACCACTTCCACTTTCTCCCGTGATGAGCACGGTCATATCTGTAGGCGCCGCCTGCATGGCCACTTGAATGGCGTGATTTAGCAAGGGGCTGTTTCCTATAATTCCAAATCGAAGCTTGACGCTGTGAATTTCCTGGGGTGTGATCATGCCAATGCTGGATTGATTTCTAGGACTTCACCAAATAGAGTTGCAGGTGTACAGTCGGTGATTTTCACTTTGAGGTAGTCTCCTTTGCCATAATTCCCGGCAGGAACTATCACCACCTTATTGGCAGAGTTTCTGCCTTTTAACTCCTGAGCTGATTTTTTAGAGGTGCCTTCCAGGAGAATGATTTGCTCCTGTCCAAGATCCAGTTTGTTTCGTTCATGCGAAAGCGCGCTTTGCTTGGTGATCACCTCTGCCAGTCTTCTTTTTTTGACTTCCAGAGGAATGTCATCCTCAAATTTCTTAGCGGCCAAAGTGCCCGGACGCTCAGAGTAGAAGAACATGTATGAAAAGTCATACTTGACTATATCCATCAGTGAGAGGGTGTCCTGATGTTCTTCTTCAGTTTCGGAACAGAATCCCGTGATCATATCTGAAGATATACCGCATTCCTCCCCGAGAATCTCCCTGATTTTGGCTACACGCTCCAGGTACCATTCCCGGTCGTAGGTTCTATTCATCATTTCCAGTATACGGGAGTTTCCGCTTTGCGCTGGCAGGTGAATGTATTTGCAGATGTTGTGGTACTTTTTCATGGTGTAAAGCACCTCATCTGTGATGTCTTTGGGATGGGAAGTGGAGAATCTTACCCTAAGGCTGGGATCCACCTGGGCGACCATTTCAAGTAAATTGGCAAAAGTGATAACTGCACTTACTTCCCCTGTTTTTTTATTGAGTCTTGCTTTGTTGTTTTCCTCTGGAGACCATTTGTAGCTGTCCACATTTTGCCCCAGAAGCGTGACTTCCTTATAGCCTTTGGCAAAGAGTTCCTGTGCCTCTCTCACGATAGAATGCGGATCACGGCTTCTTTCTCTGCCTCTGGTAAATGGCACCACACAAAATGAGCACATGTTGTCACAGCCACGCATGATGGAGATGAAAGCTGATACACCATTGGAGTTGAGTCGTACAGGAGCAATGTCCGCGTAGGTTTCTTCTCTGGATAGAAAGGTGTTCACAGCTTTCTGGCCTTCTTCAGCTACTGAAACCAGGTTTGGAAGGTCACGATAAGCATCCGGTCCTACGACCACATCCACGATTTTTTCTTCTTCCAAAAGCTTATCCTTTAAGCGTTCAGCCATACAGCCCAAAACCCCTATGGTTATTTCAGGTTTGTTTCTTTTGGCTCTGTTGAAATCAGAAAGCCTCTTGCGTACGGTCTGTTCAGCTTTTTCGCGTATAGAACAAGTATTCAGGAAAATCACATCCGCCTGATTGAAGTCGGAGGTGGTGTCGAATCCCCCATCCTTCATGATAGAGGCCACAATCTCAGAATCTGAGAAGTTCATAGCACAACCATAACTTTCGATATACAGCTTTTTCGTTTTCCCCGTGTTTTCGTCCACTGTGGTCTTAAAGTCACAGGCTTGCGCTTCTTCTCCAGAGATGATATCGATGTCTTTGATCAAATTATCCATAATACTATATTCTTTCGGATCGCGAAATTAAGAAAATGCGGACAAAATGGCAGAAGTATGCATCTTTTATTTCTATTTGCACAGCGCCTATTTTTCTCCCTGAAAGGGAATCTTCAACTGCTCCCCGAAGTGTTGGTGTTCTTCGACTACATTCAAATTGGAAATCCCTAAGCCCAGAAGTCGTATGGATTGAGCAAAGTTTTCCTGCTCCAGCAATTCCTGCGCGATTTCCCATAGCTGTTCTTCTTCTACGTATTGTTCCAGGGTTTTGCTTCGGGTCTGTAGGGTGAAATCTGAGAATTTGATTTTAAGGGTGACTGTTCGGCCTTTGATACCACTCTTTTTGATTCTCCGGATTAGTTCCTCGTAGATGGGTTTTAATGCAAAGCGCAGGTCTTCCAAATCGAACAGGTCATTCACAAAGGTGTTTTCAGCACTGATGGATTTTCTGATTCTATGTGGCTGCACTTCGGATAAATGGATTCCCCGGACAATGTTGTAATAATGAATGCCTGATTTCCCGAATTTTTTGGTCAGAAACTGAAGGGAAAATTGCTTGAGATCCCGGCCGTTATGGATTCCTAAGCCCGCCATTTTCTCCGCAGTCACCTTACCGATTCCAAAGAATTTTTTGATGGGGAGTTTTTCCAGAAACCCCTCTGCTTCTGCCGGCAAAATCACCGCCTGTCCATTGGGCTTATTGAGGTCTGAAGCGATTTTGGCTAAAAACTTATTGTAGGAAATCCCTGCAGAAGCATTCAGGCCGGTTTGGGCTTTGATTTTTTGCCGGATCTGCCTAGCTATCAAAATAGCAGATTTGAGTCCTTTTTTATTTTCTGTGACATCCAGAAATGCCTCATCCAGCGAAAGTGGCTCTACCAAATCCGTGTATTCATAGAATATCTCCCGGATTTGACTGGAAATTTCCTTGTAGCGGTCAAAGCGAGCCGGTGCAAAAATCAATTGGGGACATTTCCTGGCTGCGAGGGTAGAGGCCATGGCTGAGTAAACCCCAAATTTCCGGGCTTCATAACTGGCAGCGGCTACCACTCCCCGGGCAGCATTGCCTCCCACCACCAGTGGCTTACCTCTCCATTCTGGATGATCCAGTTGCTCCACGGAAGCGTAGTAGGCATCCATATCCACATGGATGATTTTTCTTACTTGAGGGGTTGAGTTACCCGGTTCATTTTCCACTTAAAACTTCTAAAATTGCCTGAGCTTTCAGCTCGCACTCTGCATATTCCTGAGCTGCATCCGCATCAAATGTAATGGCACTTCCCACTCCAAAATACAGCTGCTTTGCTTCTAAATCTGCAATAATGCTCCTGATAATCACTGAGAAATCAAAGTCGCCATTTTCTTTGATGTAGCCAAATGCCCCCGAAAACCATCCGCGCTTGAATTTCTCTTCTTGTTCAATGATTTCCATGGTGCTGATTTTCGGTGCACCGGTCATACTCCCCATGGGGAAAGTGGCCTGAATGATCTGGGAAAAATCTACTCCTGCCCGAAGCGTAGAAGTGACGGTGCTGATCATCTGGAAAACCCTGGGAAGGGCATATATCCCAAATAATTCTTGCACTCTCACGCTGCCAGTTTGGGAAACCCGCGCTAGGTCATTTCGCATCAGGTCAGTGATCATCAGGTTTTCGGCACGCTCTTTTTCACTTGCCAGAAGTAACCTTTTATGGTGTTCATCTTCCTCTGGAGTGGCACCTCTTCGGATGGTGCCTTTGATGGGTTGTACTATCAGACGCGTGCCGGTTTTCTTGATAAAGCGCTCTGGGGAAGCTGATACAAGCCATTTTGATTCTGCTTTGAATAAAGCCGAGAAGGGCATGGGGGACTTTTCGGTCAAAAGAAAATAGGCCGAAATGGGATCCCATTTTTCGAATGATCCAGCATAAGCCTGGCAGATATTAGCCTCATAGGTATTCCCTTCTACGATCTGCTCCTGAATAGCTTGGACCGAAGCGATATAATTCTCTCTGGTGAGCTGAGCTGTGATAGCGCAATGAGTGCTCGGGCTTTTAGGAATTGAACTATTTTCGATTTCCTCCCAAAAGCTCTCATTCAGCTCCACAGAACTGTAGACTGTATTCCCAGTGAATTTCAAAGAGATTTCAGGCTGAAAAAAGCATAGCTCAGGTAAGTCCAAAAATGCCGGGTTTTCACTTTTTAGGTGCTCTAGTCGGTTTTTAAAATCATAGCCAATGATCCCTACCTTTTGAATTTGAGAATCCTGGTCCCAGATTTCCTTTTCAGTCAGTGCTTTTTTTCCAGCAAAAAAACGTGATTCAAAGGCTTCTTCCGGATAGTGGTGGTTGTTGCCATCGGTAAGCGCAAAGTACGGGTACCGTTTGTCAGCCCAAAAGCAAAGTTTTGCTTTCCAGTCTGCGGTAGGGATTGGGTAGGAGTAGTTAGCTTCACTCATTGACAGGACAAAAAAAAGAGGAAATCAGCTGATTTCCTCTTTTAATTTGGATTAGTTGAGCTTAGTTAGCTTTTACATCCAAAACTAAGCTTACGTTATTGTAAACGAACTTGTCCTTTGCCTTATCAGCTACAGAAGCTTCGTCGCCGTATGCAAGTCCCCAGTCGGTTCTGTCGATGTTGAATCCAGCTTTTGCAGAGACTACTCCATCTGTTACAGAAATAGCAGCAGGGAATTTGATGTTTTTAGTAGTTCCTCTCATCGTTAGGTTACCGCTTACCCAGTAATTCGGGTTTTCAGGAGTAAGTTCACTGTTTGCCTGAGGGGTGTTTTCTGATTCGAATTCCTCTTTGTCAGTAACTACATCACCCGCAGAGAAAGGCTCTATGCCAGTGATTTCAAAGGTAGCAGTCGGATGAGTAGCTGCATCGAAAAAGTCATCAGAGTGAAGGTGAGTCAGAAGCTTTCCGTGCATCTCCGTACCTTCTTCCATATCATGAATTTCCAATCCTGTGATATCGAAAGTGAATGATCCGCCAGTAACATCGGTACCGTTTACTGTCAGGGTGCCATTAGTAGCCGGGATTATACCAGTATGCTGCCCGGTAGGCTTATAGCCAGTCCAGGCCACTGTAGATGTGGCTGGATCCAATGTCAAAGTAGCGCCTGCTCCTTCAGCCACTGCTTGTGCTTCTGTAGCTTCTACAGTTTCTCCTGATTTGCCGCAGGCAAAAGTCATAAGAGCAACTGCCAATACTAGTCCTGTTTGCTTGATAGTTTTCATTGTTGTGAGTTTGTTTTCAGATTTGATGTATATACACGTAACTCAAAATTTGCTAAAAAGTTCATAAGCCAAAAGAAATTTTGAATTTTTGTTTTCACAAATTTTAGCATTAACACTCAAACTAACAATACATGGGACTGATATTAGAAGTTAACGGAAAGACTCCAGCGCTAGGCGAGGGGAGCTGGGTCGCGCCAAATGCCACTTTGGTTGGTGATATCATCACCGGAAAGAACTGTACCATTTGGTTCAATGCCGTAGTGCGGGGGGATGTGAACGAAATCCGAATCGGTGATGACACCAATATTCAGGACGGAGCTGTGATCCATTGTACTTATCAGAAAGCCGGGACTTACATAGGAAGCAAGGTTTCTATCGCTCATAATGCGATCGTGCATGGATGTTCCATTCATGATAATGTGCTTATTGGAATGGGGGCAATCGTGATGGATGGTGCAGTGGTGAATTCGGGAGCGATCATTGCGGCGGGTGCGGTGGTCTTGGCAAATACAGTAGTGGAAAGCAATACCATCTATGCCGGGATGCCTGCCAAAAAAGTGAAGGAAATCAGCTCAGAAATGCGGGAAGTTATCGTGAGAACAGCTAAAAATTATCCTATGTATGCGGGGTGGTTTGATAAAAGTAAAGAATCTGGTTCTAAATAGAAGTAAGGCTTTCTGTCTTAAATATGAATCTGTTAACTTTACTCCTTCTGATTTTTAAGCTATTTTTTTATGAATTATAGAAAATTTATCCCCAAGAAGATTTTAACACTTTTAATTTTAAGTGGTTTGTTTTTCCTTTTCAATTTTTTGTTGAACTGGTACATGCCAAAATCTTTGGCCCTAGATGTGAAGTTCGCCTACAGTGCTAAGGTGGCTTATGAAAGCCTTACAGAAATGGGATTGGAAGGAAGGAGCAGGTACCTGCTAGGGATTTGGGCATTGGATTTCCCGTATATGTTTATCTACCTGGCCTTGCTCTCGGGTATCATTAAAAAGGTCTGGAGATCGGAGCGGGTATTGATATTGCCCTTTTTGCTGTTTGCCTTTGATGTGCTGGAAAATTTCATTGTGACATTGATGCTGGTAAATTTTCCGGATCGATATACTTTTTTGGGCTGTATGGCTTCTATTGCCACTACTTCCAAATGGCTTTTTGCTTTACTATATGTATTGGTGGTTTTTTGGGGATTGGCCAAAAATAAAAAGCGGCCAGTAGCCGCAGATGAACTTCAATAAAAAAGCGACCCGAAATCTCAGGTCGCTTGTCATATCATTTAGGGTTCCAGGTGGAAGGGTCTTTTCTCCATTCTGAAAGCGATTGTAAGGCCTCGTCAGCAATGTAATTGCGCTCTACGGCTCTTGGAAGCATGGCTTCATAGTGGCTGAGACAAACTAATTTCACACCCGCCTTTTCAAAGTTTTCCTTGGCTAGGTCAAAACCATAACTGAAAATGGCTACCATTCCCAGAACTTCAAATCCAGCATCAAGCAGATCCTGCGTGGCCTTCAGGGAACTTCCTCCTGTGGAAACCAAGTCTTCTACTACTACTACTTTTTGTCCAGGGACTACTTTGCCCTCTATCATATTTTGCATGCCATGCCCTTTGGCTTTTGAGCGTACATAGACAAATGGGAGATCTAGGTCGTTGGCAAGCAAAGCTCCTTGTGGAATACCGGCAGTGGCTACTCCTGCGACCGCTTCTACATTTGGGAAGTAGTGTTGGATACTTTTTACCAGCTGCTCCTTGATCATCTTCCGTACCTCGGGGTAGGATAGCGAAAGTCTATTGTCGCAGTAGATGGGTGATTTCCATCCCGAAGCCCAGGTGAATGGTTCGGAAGGTTGTAATCGGATTGCTTGTATTTCCAGCAGTTGATCGGCTACTTCAGCAGCCACATTCGGGTCTAAAATTTCCATACCCCAAAAATAAGTGATTAAGCTGGGCTAAGGTTGTGGTAAGTCAAAAAAATATGCACATTTGATCTATTACTCGTATTTCAAACTTTTGATTCACCCATGAGAATCTTCGTGAATGACAAACCATTGGACCTGATAAGTTATGAGGAGTTCAATGTGTCCAAATCGTATGAAGTCGTCTATCAAGAACACGAAGATATCGCTTCGCACTTACCCTGGAAGGACGATGTGCTTTTCCATGAACCTTCCCATGATACAGTTATTCGCTTATTGTACCTTCTTCGCACCAGAAAGCTGAAAGATTTGGATTCCATCACACTTGTAAGCAAAGATAAGGCAGAATTGAAGCGCTTTGTCAAAAGCCGTTTTGCGATCATTAAAGCTGCTGGAGGCGTGGTTTCTAAAAAGGACAAGATTCTCTTGATTTTCCGGCTGGGAAAATGGGATTTCCCGAAGGGCAAATTTGAAAAAGGAGAGACGCCCAAGGAATGTGCTCTGAGAGAAGTAGAGGAAGAGTGTGCGATTAAGGTGAAAGCAGGCGAGAAAATTTGCACCACTTGGCATACTTACACCCACAATCGGAAGAGTATTTTAAAGAAAACCTATTGGTTTGCGATGGATTGCCTTGACGATGCCAAAATGACTCCCCAAGAAGAAGAGGGAATTCAGGATATTCGCTGGTTTTATGAGGGAGATGCCAAGGTGGCCTTGGTCAATTCCTACCCTTCCATGCGCTACCTGTTCAAGCGTTTTATTAAAAAATCACACAAGCCTCAGATCTCATAAGGAATAAATTCGGAAACATCGCCCCCAAAGCGATGCACTTCTCTGATAATGGTGGAGCTGATCGCCGCAAAACGGGGTGAAGTAATCAGAAAGACGGTTTCCAGATCGTCGTTGAGGTAGCGGTTCATCTGACTGATGGTGTTTTCGTACTCGAAATCTGTAGTATTTCTAAGTCCCCTGATCAGAAATTGAGCTTGGTGCTTTTTGGCTAGGGTAGAAGTTAGTTCGTTATACACGATGACTTTTACAGCCGGGATTTCCGCATACACGCTCTTTACCTTTTCTACCATTTCATCTATGTCAAAGTAACGGGATTTCTTGGTGGAATTATAGCCTATCCCTATGATCACCTCATCAAAAAGGGCCAAGCTGCGCATCACTATATCGTGGTGTCCGGAAGTGTAAGGGTCAAATGATCCTGGAAAGATGGCAACTTTTTTCATACGTGAGTTTATTAAAGATTCATTAGATAGCGCCATACTCAGTTAAGCAAGCAAGCATAAACTTACCTATTTTTTGAACTGTTCAAATTATAATCCCGGTGATGGAATAGGCACATCTTTCACTGCTATTTTAATCAAACTGCCAGTTTGCTTCAAATAGATTCAATGATTTCAGATGCTTGAATCCATGCGTATAATTTTGGTTGGCATGGGCAGTCAAAAGCCGGAAGTTCTGAAAATACGCGCTGCCCCACTCTTCGCTGATTTCACTGGATTTGGTAGCTCCATAGAGATTGATTCTCACCAGGTTTCTGTCAAAGCCTAGTTGCTCGATCAAGATCAAGGTGTATTTGAGTATGTCCTCTTTTCCAGACAGTTCAAACCTATTGAATACGCTGAGTTCTTGATTGGTAAAAGCGGCTGCGTATAGCTGGCCTTCGAATACACTGAGCAGGATTTCCTGGCCTAGCAGGTTGAATCTTTCCTTGAAAAGGTAGGAAAGGAAGGAGACACTTCCGTGAT
This genomic window from Algoriphagus sp. TR-M9 contains:
- a CDS encoding sigma-54 interaction domain-containing protein, producing MITPQEIHSVKLRFGIIGNSPLLNHAIQVAMQAAPTDMTVLITGESGSGKESFSKIIHSLSLRKHGKFIAINCGAIPEGTIDSELFGHEKGSFTGAHEARKGYFEVTDGGSIFLDEIGEMPLGTQARLLRVLENGEFIKVGSSKVQKTNVRVITATNVKLLKAVENGKFREDLYYRLNTVPIYVPPLRERGEDMVLLFRKFTSDFSEKYQVRPISLDADAQSLLMRYPFPGNIRQLKNLAEQISLLEENREVDAETLSKYLPTDNSRLPMALTGNVKSGEAKDFSERDILYKVLFEMKKDMNDLKKLVLESYQNGGLNSSIIQKHQELFEDMDSEFERKESTESSPSYVPLVIDSKKTANSDSSEYEEDVIEDIIHEEDDNSLSLEKKEKEMILRALRKHNNKRKYAANDLGISERTLYRKIKQYEIDQ
- the miaB gene encoding tRNA (N6-isopentenyl adenosine(37)-C2)-methylthiotransferase MiaB — translated: MDNLIKDIDIISGEEAQACDFKTTVDENTGKTKKLYIESYGCAMNFSDSEIVASIMKDGGFDTTSDFNQADVIFLNTCSIREKAEQTVRKRLSDFNRAKRNKPEITIGVLGCMAERLKDKLLEEEKIVDVVVGPDAYRDLPNLVSVAEEGQKAVNTFLSREETYADIAPVRLNSNGVSAFISIMRGCDNMCSFCVVPFTRGRERSRDPHSIVREAQELFAKGYKEVTLLGQNVDSYKWSPEENNKARLNKKTGEVSAVITFANLLEMVAQVDPSLRVRFSTSHPKDITDEVLYTMKKYHNICKYIHLPAQSGNSRILEMMNRTYDREWYLERVAKIREILGEECGISSDMITGFCSETEEEHQDTLSLMDIVKYDFSYMFFYSERPGTLAAKKFEDDIPLEVKKRRLAEVITKQSALSHERNKLDLGQEQIILLEGTSKKSAQELKGRNSANKVVIVPAGNYGKGDYLKVKITDCTPATLFGEVLEINPALA
- the dinB gene encoding DNA polymerase IV; this translates as MENEPGNSTPQVRKIIHVDMDAYYASVEQLDHPEWRGKPLVVGGNAARGVVAAASYEARKFGVYSAMASTLAARKCPQLIFAPARFDRYKEISSQIREIFYEYTDLVEPLSLDEAFLDVTENKKGLKSAILIARQIRQKIKAQTGLNASAGISYNKFLAKIASDLNKPNGQAVILPAEAEGFLEKLPIKKFFGIGKVTAEKMAGLGIHNGRDLKQFSLQFLTKKFGKSGIHYYNIVRGIHLSEVQPHRIRKSISAENTFVNDLFDLEDLRFALKPIYEELIRRIKKSGIKGRTVTLKIKFSDFTLQTRSKTLEQYVEEEQLWEIAQELLEQENFAQSIRLLGLGISNLNVVEEHQHFGEQLKIPFQGEK
- the pabB gene encoding aminodeoxychorismate synthase component I produces the protein MSEANYSYPIPTADWKAKLCFWADKRYPYFALTDGNNHHYPEEAFESRFFAGKKALTEKEIWDQDSQIQKVGIIGYDFKNRLEHLKSENPAFLDLPELCFFQPEISLKFTGNTVYSSVELNESFWEEIENSSIPKSPSTHCAITAQLTRENYIASVQAIQEQIVEGNTYEANICQAYAGSFEKWDPISAYFLLTEKSPMPFSALFKAESKWLVSASPERFIKKTGTRLIVQPIKGTIRRGATPEEDEHHKRLLLASEKERAENLMITDLMRNDLARVSQTGSVRVQELFGIYALPRVFQMISTVTSTLRAGVDFSQIIQATFPMGSMTGAPKISTMEIIEQEEKFKRGWFSGAFGYIKENGDFDFSVIIRSIIADLEAKQLYFGVGSAITFDADAAQEYAECELKAQAILEVLSGK
- a CDS encoding YceI family protein, with translation MKTIKQTGLVLAVALMTFACGKSGETVEATEAQAVAEGAGATLTLDPATSTVAWTGYKPTGQHTGIIPATNGTLTVNGTDVTGGSFTFDITGLEIHDMEEGTEMHGKLLTHLHSDDFFDAATHPTATFEITGIEPFSAGDVVTDKEEFESENTPQANSELTPENPNYWVSGNLTMRGTTKNIKFPAAISVTDGVVSAKAGFNIDRTDWGLAYGDEASVADKAKDKFVYNNVSLVLDVKAN
- a CDS encoding gamma carbonic anhydrase family protein, which gives rise to MGLILEVNGKTPALGEGSWVAPNATLVGDIITGKNCTIWFNAVVRGDVNEIRIGDDTNIQDGAVIHCTYQKAGTYIGSKVSIAHNAIVHGCSIHDNVLIGMGAIVMDGAVVNSGAIIAAGAVVLANTVVESNTIYAGMPAKKVKEISSEMREVIVRTAKNYPMYAGWFDKSKESGSK
- the pyrE gene encoding orotate phosphoribosyltransferase, whose translation is MEILDPNVAAEVADQLLEIQAIRLQPSEPFTWASGWKSPIYCDNRLSLSYPEVRKMIKEQLVKSIQHYFPNVEAVAGVATAGIPQGALLANDLDLPFVYVRSKAKGHGMQNMIEGKVVPGQKVVVVEDLVSTGGSSLKATQDLLDAGFEVLGMVAIFSYGFDLAKENFEKAGVKLVCLSHYEAMLPRAVERNYIADEALQSLSEWRKDPSTWNPK
- a CDS encoding NUDIX hydrolase produces the protein MRIFVNDKPLDLISYEEFNVSKSYEVVYQEHEDIASHLPWKDDVLFHEPSHDTVIRLLYLLRTRKLKDLDSITLVSKDKAELKRFVKSRFAIIKAAGGVVSKKDKILLIFRLGKWDFPKGKFEKGETPKECALREVEEECAIKVKAGEKICTTWHTYTHNRKSILKKTYWFAMDCLDDAKMTPQEEEGIQDIRWFYEGDAKVALVNSYPSMRYLFKRFIKKSHKPQIS
- the coaD gene encoding pantetheine-phosphate adenylyltransferase, with the protein product MKKVAIFPGSFDPYTSGHHDIVMRSLALFDEVIIGIGYNSTKKSRYFDIDEMVEKVKSVYAEIPAVKVIVYNELTSTLAKKHQAQFLIRGLRNTTDFEYENTISQMNRYLNDDLETVFLITSPRFAAISSTIIREVHRFGGDVSEFIPYEI